Below is a window of Planococcus rifietoensis DNA.
TAGAAATGCTCATTCGACAAGGAATGGAAAATGACGATATCGTCAATGCGGTTCAACAGTTCCGGCCGGAAATGCTTGCGCAGTTCCATCATGACGATGTCTTCTGTATCGTGTTCGTCACTGCTTGCGCTGATATGTTGGGAACCGATATTCGATGTCATGATGACGACGGTATTGGAGAAGTTCACAAGCCGCCCTTGGCTGTCGGTGATACGCCCGTCGTCGAGGATTTGCAAAAGGATGTTCGCGACATCAGGATGGGCTTTCTCGATTTCATCGAGCAGCACCACGGAGTACGGATTGCGGCGGACCGCTTCTGTCAATTGGCCGCCTTCTTCATAGCCGATATATCCAGGAGGCGCCCCGACAAGACGTGATACGCTATGCTTTTCCATGTACTCGGACATGTCGATGCGGATGAAATGGTCTTCTGAGTCGAATAAGTTTGCTGCCAACGATTTCGCAAGCTCCGTTTTCCCGACACCGGTCGGCCCAAGGAAAATGAACGAGCCGATCGGCTTTTGTTCATCTTTGATGCCGGCACGTGCACGCCATACGGCTTCTGTCACCAGTTCGACGGCTCGGTCTTGTCCGATGACGCGCTCTTTCAGCGTATCTCCGAGGCGCAATAGCTTTTCGCGCTCGCCTTCGACCAGTTTCGTTACCGGAATACCCGTCCATCGTGCGACAATGCCAGCGATTTCCTCTTCGGTCACTTCTTCCCGAAGCAATCGCTCCCCGCCGTCTCCGGCAAGTTCAACTTCCATCGCGCTCAGTTCTTTTTCAAGCTCTGGAATTTTTCCGTGGCGCAGCATCGCCGCGGTATTTAAATCATATTTGTTTTCCGCATCTTCCAATTGGCGGCGGTATTGATCCAATTGTTCGCGCTTGGCCTGGATTTTCTGAAGCGATTGCTTTTCTTCGTTCCATTGCTGCTGCATGCCTTCAGAAGACGACTTCAGTTCATCAATTTCTTCGCGCAGCGCAGCGAGGCGTGCTTTGCTCGCTTCGTCTTTTTCTTTCCGCAGCGCCTGCTCTTCAATCTCTAGCTGCATGAGGCGCCGCGTCACTTCATCAAGCTCTTGCGGCATGGAGTCGATCTCTGTCCGGATCATTGCACACGCTTCATCGATCAAGTCAATTGCCTTGTCCGGAAGGAAACGCTCCGTGATGTACCGGTCCGACATTGTAGCAGCTGCAACAATCGCCCGGTCATGGATGCGCACGCCGTGGTGGAGTTCGAAACGCTCTTTCAATCCACGGAGAATCGATACCGCATCTTCAACAGAAGGCTCGCGCACCATCACCTGCTGGAAGCGCCGCTCAAGTGCCGCATCTTTCTCGATGTGCATTCGGTATTCATCCAGAGTGGTGGCTCCGATGCAGTACAGCTCTCCGCGCGCAAGCATCGGTTTGAGCATATTTCCGGCGTCCATCGCGCCTTCCGTTTTACCGGCGCCGACGATGGTGTGGATCTCGTCGATAAACAGGATGATCTGCCCTTCACTGTCTTTCACTTGCTTCAATACGCTTTTCAGCCGTTCCTCGAATTCCCCCCGGTATTTTGCGCCTGCAATCAGTGCACTCATATCGAGTTCATAAATGACACGGTCCTTCAAGCCTTCCGGCACATCGTTGCGGACAATGCGCTGTGCCAGTCCTTCGACGATTGCGGTTTTCCCGACGCCTGGTTCACCGATCAATACCGGATTATTCTTTGTCTTTCTGGAAAGAATCCGGATGACATTGCGGATTTCCTGATCGCGCCCGATGACCGGATCCATCTTTCCAGACTGTGCTTGTTCAACCAAATTGCGGCCGAACTGTTCCAATGGCGACTTTTGCTCTTCATTTGGATTTTGGAATTGAACCAATCAAATCACGCTCCTCTGATTAATTTGACCATCTTTGACTAATTAAATTATATGATTGCCGTGCCCCTTTTGCAACGGAAATGCTCATCAAAAAAAAGCCGCAAGGAATTTCTTCCCTGCGGCTTTCTGCTATTTCTTTTATCGAACGCCGAGCGCCATTTTGGCATAGCGCGACATATGGTCTTTGCTCCAGACAGGCTGCCAGACGATTTTTACATCGACTTCTTCAACTTCCGGCAATTCATACAAGGATGTTTTTACCATCTGGACGATTTGCGGCCCCATTGGGCATCCCATAGAAGTGAGTGTCATCGTGACCACACAGAAACCATCTTCGGATAATTCTACATCATATACAAGGCCCAAATTGACGATATCAACACCTAGTTCTGGGTCGATGACATTTTCCAATGCGCCTAATAGATAATCTTTTGTTTCTTGATCCATTCGGAATCCCTCCTTTTCCTGTTACTGCTTATCTTACCAAACATCACTGCGAAATGAAATCGACTTGCTTATTCGCTTAATCGGTCGGCAATCCAAGCCGTTGCAGAAAGCATTCCTTTGCGGCTGACCGCGTGCGCAGCTTCGGTTTCTTTCATGAATGCCAGCCGTTCAGGATAGGCGGCATAATCCTGCTGCAATGCATGGAAAAGCCGGTTGGTCGGTTCAAAAGGAACAGTCGGGTCTTTTACACCATGCCAGAAAAAGACTGGGCGTCCGCCAAAGGATTGACGGTTCAAACTGATATCAAAACGGGACAGGGCCTGAAGCATGCCTTCGCGTTCCTCATCTGTGAGCGGCAAGTCAAAACCGCGCGACTCGTATTGGCGCATTTGCGCTTTCGCAAGCTCCACGTAATTTCCGGAACCCATCATGACAGC
It encodes the following:
- a CDS encoding ATP-dependent Clp protease ATP-binding subunit, translating into MVQFQNPNEEQKSPLEQFGRNLVEQAQSGKMDPVIGRDQEIRNVIRILSRKTKNNPVLIGEPGVGKTAIVEGLAQRIVRNDVPEGLKDRVIYELDMSALIAGAKYRGEFEERLKSVLKQVKDSEGQIILFIDEIHTIVGAGKTEGAMDAGNMLKPMLARGELYCIGATTLDEYRMHIEKDAALERRFQQVMVREPSVEDAVSILRGLKERFELHHGVRIHDRAIVAAATMSDRYITERFLPDKAIDLIDEACAMIRTEIDSMPQELDEVTRRLMQLEIEEQALRKEKDEASKARLAALREEIDELKSSSEGMQQQWNEEKQSLQKIQAKREQLDQYRRQLEDAENKYDLNTAAMLRHGKIPELEKELSAMEVELAGDGGERLLREEVTEEEIAGIVARWTGIPVTKLVEGEREKLLRLGDTLKERVIGQDRAVELVTEAVWRARAGIKDEQKPIGSFIFLGPTGVGKTELAKSLAANLFDSEDHFIRIDMSEYMEKHSVSRLVGAPPGYIGYEEGGQLTEAVRRNPYSVVLLDEIEKAHPDVANILLQILDDGRITDSQGRLVNFSNTVVIMTSNIGSQHISASSDEHDTEDIVMMELRKHFRPELLNRIDDIVIFHSLSNEHFYGIAKKMIGELAARMKQQQISLEVEDSVIDYIIEAGTDPVFGARPLKRFIQREIETRIAKELIKGEVTPGSTLKVSMDANKQLLITV
- a CDS encoding metal-sulfur cluster assembly factor; the encoded protein is MDQETKDYLLGALENVIDPELGVDIVNLGLVYDVELSEDGFCVVTMTLTSMGCPMGPQIVQMVKTSLYELPEVEEVDVKIVWQPVWSKDHMSRYAKMALGVR